The nucleotide sequence CATCAGAGGCGAGGAATACAGCAACACTGCCGATATCTTTTTCTACATCACCGAAACGTCCCAATGGAATTTTGCTCTTTACCGCTTCATAATATTCTGGCTGTGCTTTTGCCCACGCCTCCACACCAGGAGAATTTGCGATTGGGCTAATTAGATTTACATTAATACCGAATTTGCCCCATTCATTTGCTGCTACACGTGAAATTCCGCGAATGGCTTCTTTTGCAGCCGCGTATGCAGCTTGTGTTTCGTGACCTTCTAATCCTGCACCGGATGCAAAGTTAATTACATTCCCTTTTGTCTCTTTTAAGTATGGAAGTGCAGCTTTCATTAAATAGAAGGTTGGATAAAAACCGGTACCAAACGATAGATCTAAGTCGGCTTGTGTTGTGTCTTCGATTGTTGTTTGTTTAGACGCATGTGCGTTATTTACGAGTACATCCAATTTACCGTATTTTTCAACTACCGTTGTAACGATTTGTCCTAGATTTTCTCGATCCATTAAATCAGCTTGGAGAAACATGGATTTTGGAGAGAAAGCCTGCAATTCCTCCTCCA is from Radiobacillus kanasensis and encodes:
- a CDS encoding SDR family NAD(P)-dependent oxidoreductase — its product is MGKLQDKVIIITGGAGGIGSGMAKAVVKEGAIVTIVDVNEETGKAMEEELQAFSPKSMFLQADLMDRENLGQIVTTVVEKYGKLDVLVNNAHASKQTTIEDTTQADLDLSFGTGFYPTFYLMKAALPYLKETKGNVINFASGAGLEGHETQAAYAAAKEAIRGISRVAANEWGKFGINVNLISPIANSPGVEAWAKAQPEYYEAVKSKIPLGRFGDVEKDIGSVAVFLASDDSQYITGQTLMVDGGSIMLR